In Eriocheir sinensis breed Jianghai 21 chromosome 8, ASM2467909v1, whole genome shotgun sequence, the following proteins share a genomic window:
- the LOC126995701 gene encoding NAD-dependent protein deacylase sirtuin-5, mitochondrial-like, giving the protein MLWVCRRLPRAVLHRAALDTMNGTSRPSSDMARFREVFKKSRHVVVLTGAGVSAESGVPTFRGAGGLWRTWKAQDLASPSAFARNPSLVWEFYHYRREVMSTKFPNPAHLVIAEAEERLTAEGRRLVVITQNIDELHKKAGSKAVIELHGSLFRTECTKCEEILQNTDSPICPALAGKGAPDPKAEDARIPVSELPRCKKCSGLLRPNVVWFGEGLDPDVLERAGNELDQCDLCLVVGTSSVVYPAAMFAPQVAARGVPVAEFNIEATPATDDFGFHFEGPCGSTLPEALAP; this is encoded by the exons atGTTGTGGGTGTGCCGCCGCCTGCCCCGCGCCGTGCTGCACCGGGCGGCCCTCGACACCATGAATGGGACCAGCCGCCCCAGCTCGGACATGGCCAGGTTCAGGGAGGTGTTCAAGAAGTCCAGGCACGTGGTGGTGCTGACAG GAGCTGGAGTATCAGCGGAATCTGGTGTTCCTACTTTTCGTGGGGCCGGTGGCTTGTGGCGGACCTGGAAAGCACAAGACTTGGCAAGCCCTTCTGCTTTTGCACGCAACCCTTCTCTGGTGTGGGAATTCTACCATTACCGCAGAGAGGTTATGTCCACCAAGTTCCCTAATCCT GCTCACCTGGTTATTGCTGAGGCAGAGGAGCGATTGACAGCAGAGGGACGGCGTCTTGTAGTGATCACACAGAACATTGATGAGTTACACAAGAAAGCAGGATCAAAAGCAGTCATTGAGCTGCATGGGTCTCTGTTTCGGACAGAGTGCACAAAGTGTGAAGAAATATTACAAAATACCGACAGTCCTATCTGCCCAGCACTTGCTGGAAAAGG TGCCCCAGACCCCAAGGCAGAAGATGCCAGGATTCCCGTGTCTGAGCTTCCTCGGTGCAAAAAGTGTTCAGGACTGCTGCGGCCCAACGTGGTGTGGTTTGGAGAAGGTCTTGATCCTGATGTGCTGGAGAGGGCTG GCAATGAACTTGACCAGTGTGACCTGTGTCTGGTGGTGGGCACCTCGTCCGTCGTGTATCCTGCTGCCATGTTTGCCCCACAGGTAGCTGCAAGAGGAGTGCCTGTTGCTGAATTCAATATAGAAGCAACACCTGCCACAGATGATTTTGG GTTTCATTTTGAGGGTCCTTGTGGGTCTACTCTCCCTGAAGCACTTGCTCCGTAG